In a genomic window of Diadema setosum chromosome 3, eeDiaSeto1, whole genome shotgun sequence:
- the LOC140226370 gene encoding uncharacterized protein: MPKYYCDYCDTYLTHDSPSVRKTHCNGRKHKENVRIYYQKWMEEQAQSLIDKTTAAFQAGKITHNPFSGANGPPGAPGTGPPGPPGSGTRVPPPSSYNPGPGFPPGGPMPPRPGLMRPPHPSPRGPPGFVMGQPRPGMQPLMRPMGPGMGPMMEPRPLMNGPPRK; encoded by the exons ATGCCGAA GTACTATTGTGACTACTGTGATACCTACCTAACTCATGATTCG CCCTCTGTGAGGAAAACACACTGCAATGGACGGAAACACAAGGAGAATGTGAGGATATACTACCAGAAGTGGATGGAGGAACAGGCACAGTCGCTCATAGACAAAACCA CTGCTGCATTCCAAGCTGGAAAGATCACACACAACCCATTCTCGGGGGCCAATGGTCCGCCAGGGGCACCCGGGACAGGACCCCCCGGGCCCCCTGGATCTGGAACCAGGGTACCACCACCGAGTTCATACAACCCAGGCCCTGGCTTCCCTCCTGGTGGGCCCATGCCTCCCAGGCCGGGCCTGATGAGACCGCCCCATCCAAGTCCCAGGGGCCCACCTGGCTTTGTTATGGGCCAACCAAGACCAGGCATGCAGCCAT TAATGAGACCAATGGGCCCAGGGATGGGGCCAATGATGGAGCCACGCCCACTCATGAACGGCCCACCAAGGAAATGA